The following are from one region of the Mangifera indica cultivar Alphonso chromosome 14, CATAS_Mindica_2.1, whole genome shotgun sequence genome:
- the LOC123196192 gene encoding putative 3,4-dihydroxy-2-butanone kinase isoform X3, with the protein MAFPAKKLINDPNDVVTEFIEGLVETYPGLQYLDGFPEVKVVLRADVSSATYGKVAVISGGGSGHEPAHAGFVGDGMLTAAICGDIFASPPVESILAGIRAVTGPMGCLLIVKNYTGDRLNFGLAAEQAKSEGYKIEIVIVGDDCALPPPRGIAGRRGLAGTILVHKVTGAAAAAGLSLAEVAAEAKHAAEMVGTMGVALSVCTLPGQVTSDRLGPGKMELGLGIHGEPGAAVVDLQPVDVVVSHVLKQILSTETNYVPIAPGNRVVLMINGLGATPAMELMIVAGKAVPNLQLEHGLAVDRVYTGSFMTSLDMAGFSISIMKADQGILQRLDAATKAPYWPVGADGNHPPAKIPVPMPPSHSTKSEESLSRPLQLIQQGRILEVAIEAAANEVINLKDSLNEWDSKVGDGDCGSTMYRGATAILEDMKKYYPLNDAAETVNEIGASIRRVMGGTSGIIYNIFCKAAYAQLKANVHSESVITAKQWAEAFEASIAAVSKYGGAVAGYRTLLDALIPAAAVLKERLNAGIDPCTAFLLSSEAALAGAESTKHMQAQRDPCIGSGPWCHGCSLMVPSSSLGCEGQVSGFVT; encoded by the exons ATGGCTTTTCCAGCGAAGAAACTCATCAACGATCCCAACG ATGTGGTTACTGAGTTCATTGAGGGCCTTGTGGAAACATATCCTGGTCTGCAGTACCTAGATGGTTTCCCTGAG GTGAAGGTTGTACTACGTGCTGATGTTTCAAGTGCAACATATGGGAAAGTTGCAGTTATTTCAG GGGGTGGCAGTGGACATGAGCCTGCACATGCTGGATTTGTGGGAGATGGGATGCTGACTGCTGCAATTTGTGGAGATATTTTCGCATCTCCCCCAGTTGAGTCAATCCTAGCT GGAATCCGTGCTGTAACTGGTCCGATGGGATGTCTTCTTATTGTTAAG AATTATACTGGTGATCGTTTAAATTTTGGCTTGGCTGCTGAGCAAGCAAAATCTGAAGGTTATAAAATAGAG ATTGTTATTGTTGGAGATGACTGTGCATTACCTCCACCTCGAGGCATAGCTGGACGAAGAGGTTTGGCAGGCACTATTCTTGTTCACAAG GTTACTggagctgctgctgctgctggcCTTTCCCTTGCTGAAGTTGCTGCAGAAGCGAAACATGCAGCTGAAATGGTTGGAACAATGGGTGTTGCCTTATCTGTTTGTACACTGCCTGGGCAGGTTACATCTGATCGTCTGGGTCCTGGAAAAATGGAACTTGGTCTTGGAATT CATGGTGAACCTGGTGCTGCTGTGGTGGACCTTCAGCCTGTAGATGTGGTTGTCTCTCATGTCCTGAAGCAGATATTGTCAACG GAAACCAATTATGTTCCGATTGCACCGGGTAACAGAGTGGTGCTCATGATCAATGG CTTAGGTGCCACTCCTGCTATGGAACTAATGATTGTAGCGGGAAAAGCAGTCCCTAACTTGCAATTGGAGCATGGTTTGGCTGTTGATAGAGTGTACACGGGGTCTTTCATGACTTCTCTTGATATGGCAG GATTTTCAATTTCTATCATGAAGGCAGATCAAGGAATTCTGCAACGACTTGATGCTGCAACTAAGGCTCCTTATTGGCCTGTTGGTGCTGATG GTAATCATCCACCTGCTAAGATTCCTGTTCCAATGCCACCTTCTCATTCAACAAAAAGTGAGGAG TCATTAAGCCGGCCACTACAGCTAATTCAACAAGGCCGTATTCTTGAGGTGGCTATCGAAGCAGCAGCTAATGAAGTGATCAATCTGAAGGACAGTTTAAATGAATGGGATAGCAAAGTTGGTGACGGCGACTGTGGATCTACA ATGTATAGAGGTGCAACAGCAATTCTAGAGGACATGAAAAAGTA TTATCCTTTGAACGATGCTGCAGAAACAGTGAATGAAATTGGAGCATCTATCAGAAGAGTCATGGGTGGGACAAGTGGAATCAT ATACAATATATTTTGTAAGGCAGCATATGCACAGTTGAAAGCTAACGTGCATTCTGAGTCGGTCATCACAGCGAAACAAT GGGCTGAAGCTTTTGAAGCTTCGATTGCTGCAGTTAGCAAATATGGTGGAGCTGTTGCTGGGTATCGAACATTGTTAGATGCCCTGATTCCAGCTGCTGCAGTTCTTAAGGAG AGGTTAAATGCTGGGATTGATCCTTGCACGGCCTTTCTTTTATCATCTGAAGCAGCATTGGCTGGAGCTGAATCGACCAAACACATGCAGGCACAG AGAGATCCTTGCATTGGTTCCGGACCCTGGTGCCATGGCTGCAGCCTCATGGTACCGAGCAGCAGCCTTGGCTGTGAAGGACAAGTATCTGGCTTTGTGACCTGA
- the LOC123196192 gene encoding putative 3,4-dihydroxy-2-butanone kinase isoform X2 — protein MAFPAKKLINDPNDVVTEFIEGLVETYPGLQYLDGFPEVKVVLRADVSSATYGKVAVISGGGSGHEPAHAGFVGDGMLTAAICGDIFASPPGIRAVTGPMGCLLIVKNYTGDRLNFGLAAEQAKSEGYKIEIVIVGDDCALPPPRGIAGRRGLAGTILVHKVTGAAAAAGLSLAEVAAEAKHAAEMVGTMGVALSVCTLPGQVTSDRLGPGKMELGLGIHGEPGAAVVDLQPVDVVVSHVLKQILSTETNYVPIAPGNRVVLMINGLGATPAMELMIVAGKAVPNLQLEHGLAVDRVYTGSFMTSLDMAGFSISIMKADQGILQRLDAATKAPYWPVGADGNHPPAKIPVPMPPSHSTKSEESLSRPLQLIQQGRILEVAIEAAANEVINLKDSLNEWDSKVGDGDCGSTMYRGATAILEDMKKYYPLNDAAETVNEIGASIRRVMGGTSGIIYNIFCKAAYAQLKANVHSESVITAKQWAEAFEASIAAVSKYGGAVAGYRTLLDALIPAAAVLKERLNAGIDPCTAFLLSSEAALAGAESTKHMQAQAGRSTYVSREILALVPDPGAMAAASWYRAAALAVKDKYLAL, from the exons ATGGCTTTTCCAGCGAAGAAACTCATCAACGATCCCAACG ATGTGGTTACTGAGTTCATTGAGGGCCTTGTGGAAACATATCCTGGTCTGCAGTACCTAGATGGTTTCCCTGAG GTGAAGGTTGTACTACGTGCTGATGTTTCAAGTGCAACATATGGGAAAGTTGCAGTTATTTCAG GGGGTGGCAGTGGACATGAGCCTGCACATGCTGGATTTGTGGGAGATGGGATGCTGACTGCTGCAATTTGTGGAGATATTTTCGCATCTCCCCCA GGAATCCGTGCTGTAACTGGTCCGATGGGATGTCTTCTTATTGTTAAG AATTATACTGGTGATCGTTTAAATTTTGGCTTGGCTGCTGAGCAAGCAAAATCTGAAGGTTATAAAATAGAG ATTGTTATTGTTGGAGATGACTGTGCATTACCTCCACCTCGAGGCATAGCTGGACGAAGAGGTTTGGCAGGCACTATTCTTGTTCACAAG GTTACTggagctgctgctgctgctggcCTTTCCCTTGCTGAAGTTGCTGCAGAAGCGAAACATGCAGCTGAAATGGTTGGAACAATGGGTGTTGCCTTATCTGTTTGTACACTGCCTGGGCAGGTTACATCTGATCGTCTGGGTCCTGGAAAAATGGAACTTGGTCTTGGAATT CATGGTGAACCTGGTGCTGCTGTGGTGGACCTTCAGCCTGTAGATGTGGTTGTCTCTCATGTCCTGAAGCAGATATTGTCAACG GAAACCAATTATGTTCCGATTGCACCGGGTAACAGAGTGGTGCTCATGATCAATGG CTTAGGTGCCACTCCTGCTATGGAACTAATGATTGTAGCGGGAAAAGCAGTCCCTAACTTGCAATTGGAGCATGGTTTGGCTGTTGATAGAGTGTACACGGGGTCTTTCATGACTTCTCTTGATATGGCAG GATTTTCAATTTCTATCATGAAGGCAGATCAAGGAATTCTGCAACGACTTGATGCTGCAACTAAGGCTCCTTATTGGCCTGTTGGTGCTGATG GTAATCATCCACCTGCTAAGATTCCTGTTCCAATGCCACCTTCTCATTCAACAAAAAGTGAGGAG TCATTAAGCCGGCCACTACAGCTAATTCAACAAGGCCGTATTCTTGAGGTGGCTATCGAAGCAGCAGCTAATGAAGTGATCAATCTGAAGGACAGTTTAAATGAATGGGATAGCAAAGTTGGTGACGGCGACTGTGGATCTACA ATGTATAGAGGTGCAACAGCAATTCTAGAGGACATGAAAAAGTA TTATCCTTTGAACGATGCTGCAGAAACAGTGAATGAAATTGGAGCATCTATCAGAAGAGTCATGGGTGGGACAAGTGGAATCAT ATACAATATATTTTGTAAGGCAGCATATGCACAGTTGAAAGCTAACGTGCATTCTGAGTCGGTCATCACAGCGAAACAAT GGGCTGAAGCTTTTGAAGCTTCGATTGCTGCAGTTAGCAAATATGGTGGAGCTGTTGCTGGGTATCGAACATTGTTAGATGCCCTGATTCCAGCTGCTGCAGTTCTTAAGGAG AGGTTAAATGCTGGGATTGATCCTTGCACGGCCTTTCTTTTATCATCTGAAGCAGCATTGGCTGGAGCTGAATCGACCAAACACATGCAGGCACAG GCTGGCCGTTCAACCTATGTCTCCAGAGAGATCCTTGCATTGGTTCCGGACCCTGGTGCCATGGCTGCAGCCTCATGGTACCGAGCAGCAGCCTTGGCTGTGAAGGACAAGTATCTGGCTTTGTGA
- the LOC123196192 gene encoding putative 3,4-dihydroxy-2-butanone kinase isoform X1, with product MAFPAKKLINDPNDVVTEFIEGLVETYPGLQYLDGFPEVKVVLRADVSSATYGKVAVISGGGSGHEPAHAGFVGDGMLTAAICGDIFASPPVESILAGIRAVTGPMGCLLIVKNYTGDRLNFGLAAEQAKSEGYKIEIVIVGDDCALPPPRGIAGRRGLAGTILVHKVTGAAAAAGLSLAEVAAEAKHAAEMVGTMGVALSVCTLPGQVTSDRLGPGKMELGLGIHGEPGAAVVDLQPVDVVVSHVLKQILSTETNYVPIAPGNRVVLMINGLGATPAMELMIVAGKAVPNLQLEHGLAVDRVYTGSFMTSLDMAGFSISIMKADQGILQRLDAATKAPYWPVGADGNHPPAKIPVPMPPSHSTKSEESLSRPLQLIQQGRILEVAIEAAANEVINLKDSLNEWDSKVGDGDCGSTMYRGATAILEDMKKYYPLNDAAETVNEIGASIRRVMGGTSGIIYNIFCKAAYAQLKANVHSESVITAKQWAEAFEASIAAVSKYGGAVAGYRTLLDALIPAAAVLKERLNAGIDPCTAFLLSSEAALAGAESTKHMQAQAGRSTYVSREILALVPDPGAMAAASWYRAAALAVKDKYLAL from the exons ATGGCTTTTCCAGCGAAGAAACTCATCAACGATCCCAACG ATGTGGTTACTGAGTTCATTGAGGGCCTTGTGGAAACATATCCTGGTCTGCAGTACCTAGATGGTTTCCCTGAG GTGAAGGTTGTACTACGTGCTGATGTTTCAAGTGCAACATATGGGAAAGTTGCAGTTATTTCAG GGGGTGGCAGTGGACATGAGCCTGCACATGCTGGATTTGTGGGAGATGGGATGCTGACTGCTGCAATTTGTGGAGATATTTTCGCATCTCCCCCAGTTGAGTCAATCCTAGCT GGAATCCGTGCTGTAACTGGTCCGATGGGATGTCTTCTTATTGTTAAG AATTATACTGGTGATCGTTTAAATTTTGGCTTGGCTGCTGAGCAAGCAAAATCTGAAGGTTATAAAATAGAG ATTGTTATTGTTGGAGATGACTGTGCATTACCTCCACCTCGAGGCATAGCTGGACGAAGAGGTTTGGCAGGCACTATTCTTGTTCACAAG GTTACTggagctgctgctgctgctggcCTTTCCCTTGCTGAAGTTGCTGCAGAAGCGAAACATGCAGCTGAAATGGTTGGAACAATGGGTGTTGCCTTATCTGTTTGTACACTGCCTGGGCAGGTTACATCTGATCGTCTGGGTCCTGGAAAAATGGAACTTGGTCTTGGAATT CATGGTGAACCTGGTGCTGCTGTGGTGGACCTTCAGCCTGTAGATGTGGTTGTCTCTCATGTCCTGAAGCAGATATTGTCAACG GAAACCAATTATGTTCCGATTGCACCGGGTAACAGAGTGGTGCTCATGATCAATGG CTTAGGTGCCACTCCTGCTATGGAACTAATGATTGTAGCGGGAAAAGCAGTCCCTAACTTGCAATTGGAGCATGGTTTGGCTGTTGATAGAGTGTACACGGGGTCTTTCATGACTTCTCTTGATATGGCAG GATTTTCAATTTCTATCATGAAGGCAGATCAAGGAATTCTGCAACGACTTGATGCTGCAACTAAGGCTCCTTATTGGCCTGTTGGTGCTGATG GTAATCATCCACCTGCTAAGATTCCTGTTCCAATGCCACCTTCTCATTCAACAAAAAGTGAGGAG TCATTAAGCCGGCCACTACAGCTAATTCAACAAGGCCGTATTCTTGAGGTGGCTATCGAAGCAGCAGCTAATGAAGTGATCAATCTGAAGGACAGTTTAAATGAATGGGATAGCAAAGTTGGTGACGGCGACTGTGGATCTACA ATGTATAGAGGTGCAACAGCAATTCTAGAGGACATGAAAAAGTA TTATCCTTTGAACGATGCTGCAGAAACAGTGAATGAAATTGGAGCATCTATCAGAAGAGTCATGGGTGGGACAAGTGGAATCAT ATACAATATATTTTGTAAGGCAGCATATGCACAGTTGAAAGCTAACGTGCATTCTGAGTCGGTCATCACAGCGAAACAAT GGGCTGAAGCTTTTGAAGCTTCGATTGCTGCAGTTAGCAAATATGGTGGAGCTGTTGCTGGGTATCGAACATTGTTAGATGCCCTGATTCCAGCTGCTGCAGTTCTTAAGGAG AGGTTAAATGCTGGGATTGATCCTTGCACGGCCTTTCTTTTATCATCTGAAGCAGCATTGGCTGGAGCTGAATCGACCAAACACATGCAGGCACAG GCTGGCCGTTCAACCTATGTCTCCAGAGAGATCCTTGCATTGGTTCCGGACCCTGGTGCCATGGCTGCAGCCTCATGGTACCGAGCAGCAGCCTTGGCTGTGAAGGACAAGTATCTGGCTTTGTGA